In Tachysurus vachellii isolate PV-2020 chromosome 12, HZAU_Pvac_v1, whole genome shotgun sequence, the following are encoded in one genomic region:
- the mob1ba gene encoding MOB kinase activator 1Ba gives MSFLFGSRSSKTFKPKKNIPEGSHQYELLKHAEATLGSGNLRMAVMLPDGEDLNEWVAVNTVDFFNQINMLYGTITDFCTEENCPLMSAGPKYEYHWADGTNIKKPIKCSAPKYIDYLMTWVQDQLDDETLFPSKIGVPFPKNFMSVAKTILKRLFRVYAHIYHQHFDSVIQLQEEAHLNTSFKHFIFFVQEFNLIDRKELAPLQELIEKLTSKDR, from the exons ATGAGCTTTCTATT CGGTAGTCGCTCATCGAAGACGTTCAAGCCGAAGAAGAACATTCCGGAGGGCTCACACCAGTATGAGTTGCTGAAGCATGCCGAGGCGACTCTGGGCAGCGGCAACCTGCGCATGGCTGTCATGCTTCCAGATGGAGAAGACCTCAACGAATGGGTGGCAGTAAACA CTGTGGACTTCTTTAATCAGATCAACATGCTGTATGGGACCATCACTGATTTCTGCACCGAAGAAAACTGCCCTCTAATGTCTGCTGGGCCAAA GTACGAATACCATTGGGCAGACGGGACCAACATTAAAAAGCCAATCAAATGCTCTGCTCCAAAGTACATTGATTACCTGATGACCTGGGTTCAGGATCAGCTTGACGATGAAACCCTATTCCCTTCAAAAATTG GCGTGCCGTTCCCTAAGAACTTCATGTCTGTGGCGAAGACGATCCTGAAGCGGCTGTTCCGCGTCTACGCTCACATTTACCACCAGCACTTTGACTCTGTCATTCAACTGCAGGAGGAGGCTCATCTCAACACCTCATTCAAACACTTCATCTTCTTCGTTCAG gAGTTTAACCTGATTGACAGGAAAGAGCTGGCCCCTCTTCAGGAACTGATCGAGAAGCTTACCTCTAAAGACAGATAG